The Silene latifolia isolate original U9 population chromosome 4, ASM4854445v1, whole genome shotgun sequence region cccaaaataTTGTCAAAGTTTAAAAATTGCTCCCAAACctctgtttttgtgtttttatgacGAAAATACCCCTGATTTCTTTAGTTCCCCTATTACTCCTTTTAACTCCAACACAATTTCCCACGCTTTCACCCCTTCACTCCACTACTAACCACCACAATCTCTTAGCCAAATTCCACCATCAAAATCGTCGATATTCGACGCCTTATTGCATTGCTAATTTGTCCCAACAATTTCCGTCTTTATTAATGTTTGCCTACTTATTGCATTACTAATCACAATCTTCAAGAGCATGAGAATAAAATCTGATAAATTTTGGTATGAGCATCCCAATGTATTGTGATATTAACTCCAATTTGGGAAATTAATTCTAGATTTTTGGAAAATGGGTTAGAAATTTATGTACTCGGTTTAAAAGGGTATAGTTTGAGTGTTTAAAAGACGGGTCGCCCTACTACAGTGAGTTCGGGGGTGGAGTGACGGTGAGTGATAATGGTAGGGGCAGTCAATGGTGGTTGGTGGACAATTGAGATTGGGATAGAAGTAAAATagatgaattaaattaattagggGCATTTTTGTCATAAACATACAAAATTAGAGGTTTGGGAGCAATTTCTAAACTTTGGCAAtattttgggtgtaatttttaaacttttttataaaagggagtaaaatTGAAAAAATGCATTTTATAAGggagtaattgataatttacccATAATTTAATGAACTTATTAATTTCAAGGTTCTTAATTTGTGGTTTTGtcaattaattatttttaatgaATCAAAGTGCTTGAATTGTTTCTATTTTCAGTAATATATGACTGTATTATCACTATCATCTAAAGAGTGTATGTATGGCTTCCACCCGTAAAATATATAGTATCATTTCAACGGAATTTAATAGTTTCAACGAGTAGCCCCCAACCTGAAACCCTGATTTCAAACtttaattttaaatttatatCGCAAACtttaaacaataatataaaaactatctctttaaaacaaaaacaaataaattcaAGATTATTCAATCATAAAACACATTCATCAACTTGATGATCAAGTAATGCGCACACGAAGATTCTATTCCTAATATTCGTCCTCTTCGATCAAGCAAACCATCTAAATTTATAAAACTTACGGAGTATATAAAAGCATCTCTACTAATCCAAAGATATGCATGCCCATGCCCTAATCCAGTGTCTAATTATACCTAATCATACGTACTAGTTTAATGACTTGGCCTTGTTCTTTTTGGATGAAAAAGcttaattgaactgaatgaagctaATTAAGTAAGAAATAATTTGCGGGAGatgaactgaatgaagctgaactaAATTTAATAGAGCTGAACTAAATTGAAATCAGTTaaaattaagttcaaaagaacaaaACCTTATTAGACTTTAACCTATGTTTTTCATAACAGTGCAAACTCaatataaaatttaaaattaatttCTCATCTAAATTACTCACAGCCTGCTATGTTAGAACCCTAAAACTCTTGGTTACACTTCATCTTTTATAACCTTTCGCTATAACTCGACTTGCCATAAGTTTATACACTGAACTTTACAAACTGACATAAGTCATCGTCGCATAAAGAGTTTTATGTCACCAGAGACACTTAACAATTTATTTTGACTAAATTCCAAAGAATCCTTAATTTCTTCCTCAATCATATATTTACCTTTAATTAACACACTCCTTAAAAAGaaagaaagataaataaataaatgagacgAAGGCAGTGTCTGCTAGTAGACTAGTAGTATGCTAAGCTAATAGGAATACGTAGGAATACGTTATTTTCTTGTAAGGTTATGAATACATGATACTTTTTTTTAGGCAGCTGAAAAGAAACCGTCTTACATAACCCTGGCCTGTTTAGCTAGTAAATGGACCACTGAATTAAGGTTTATAGGGATGAAACTAAAACTAAGACAGTGAaaaaaagggaagaagcttcgatATAGAAGGATTCCTTATTTGTTTCAAATTTAAGATTTTGCTTTGAAATAGAAACATATCCCCTTGTTCAAATAGTTTATTTAAATAGGAAGCATTTAAATAGTGGAATTATAAATTAGGCAAAAAATATGGATATGTACGATGTCTTTCTAATTATGTGAACGTAGGTTCAATGATTTTAACccataataaaaatgcatgtccTTACAAGTTCCTCGATAAAGTGTACTTCgtactccctccacttttttatatatgacgttttacatttacgaggtaagcctttgactttaatatttacaaaaatatatttgttcaaaaaatataaaaatggtaccattaaattcctgacgaaaaactctttcatatgagtatacatatcataatatttagtcttatattttaagagatattgaagagagaagggatggtctcgaaatgtgagaaagtcatatataaaaaaatagagggagtatatgttaTGTGTATATAAAGGCGTGGTTGTATGTGTCCAATCAATCATACGAAGTAATACATTTTGAAATATCAAGCACTTAAGAAAATACATTTtctaaaattaaatcaattatttgttatttttatttgtCGACTAAAGATGAAGGGAGCCTCAATCAAATTCGCTTTGATTCTAGTCCTCTTGGTTCTTGCATCAAGTTAGCTCCCACTTCGTATcatatttctcttttttttcctcATGATAACGTAATTTACATGTTCTTGCATGCAACAAAacattttatgttttttttaatatCTAAATCAATATATTTTTGATAACCCTGCTCCTCAAAACCTAAAGCACATTGTAttttcaattggtctcccttgtgacgggttaccatttgtgacggatattttgtgagataaaatggtaacaaaatgggttagtggagaaaggggaccacatgaatagtgttgcagagagagaaaaagtgggtactttatgaggtaaaatgatacccgtctcttgtttgtgacggatagcgtccgtcacaaacaagaatttgtgttgtaTTTTAGTGAGTTGAATAACATATTTCCCCGTGTTAATGTATGTCATAACTGATCTGACCTGAATTATCACCCGAAGCTTATAATAACATATTTCGTATATGATTGCAGATGTGACAATAGGCACAGCAGGGGGACTAGGAAAGTGCAAAGTAAAAAGCGATTGCGCAAAATATTGTAAAGGTCCAAGGTTTGCACAATGTTCAGAAGGCATTTGCTTTTGTTTTGGTAATCAAGCTGCCTATCAAGTTAATGCGAAACAACAATGTCGCTCTGATGCCGATTGCCCCTCGTTGTGTCGCCCTTGCTTGGATCAACAATATTGCGGCGGTTGCCTTGTTTAATGATTTAATAATCTATTGTACGTGACATTGATGAAATTGATATTTTGATGAGCTAGATGAAGGAAATCTCTAAGTAAACGTAAAACGCATTAGTTTCGCAGTTATTAATTTGTGGTTTTGTCAATTATTTTTAATGAATCAAAGGGCTTGAATTGTTTCCAATTTCAGTATGATTGAATTATCATTATATTACAACGGTGTATATTTTAGTATTTTATATTTGCGGATTATTAATAGGCAATACGACGAGATTCCAAATGGAATTTTTATAAAGGATGGAAAGAGTAGTCATTTTTGTGGCTTTCACCCTTAAAAAGTTAAAACATAAAGTATATTAAAACATCTTTAGATATACTCACATGTGTACAAATTCGCCTGCGCGGCCCTGCGCCGTTTTGAATAGATggttttcccttgatgaaagaCTTAATTGAATTTCGTTTGAAATGGATGGATTCGTCACCAATTAATTATGGGGTGTTTTGATACATTCAAATCAATTTTAGTACTCTTGGTCCTAGGTCTCTAAAGTAGAATGTAATAAGAGTAAAGAGATAAAGATAAAAGATTTTTACTTTAGCATTCTATGATTTTCACCCTAGAACAAAGAAAACAGAGATTGAGTTATTAGGGCGTCATCAAGATTGAGTGAGGGGTTAGGCCGGGAGGGTACGATTTAGAAAGTCATGCATGACACCTAACTCCGTCCGCTCATAGCAATGCATGCCTGATATATCTTAAGTTTAGATGCATGAATGCAATAACATTTCATACAATAGTATTTAACACACCCTAACCATATATTTAGTAATTCGATATGGTTTAACAACCAAAGTTGAAAATCATTTTGTTTACAATGTTCATGCTCTTTTTACCAACACTTTTTCCGGACACTTTTTTTTTCCTTACAAGGCCAATTAAATCATTTCGATGGAGGGGGAAGTTGAATGAAAAATGATTTTGATCTATATAAGTCACTTTCATGATAATCTTATAGTAaaattgttttatgttttatattaAAATTTGTATTGAACAAGAATGTAGGACGAAaaaaagttgttttatgttttatatgAAAATTTGTATTGAACAAGAATGTAGGACGAAAAAAAGTTttaacaaaactaaaatgagggCCCAACCGGGTTCGAACCGGTGACCTCTTGATCTGCAGTCAAATGCTCTACCACTGAGCTATGGACCCTTGTGTGTTAACTTATTGTTTGAATTAACAAGAATAGAGAACATGCGGCACTCATCGTTTAACCAAAGTTTAAACTATgcaaatactccgtattaaatttAAAGTTGTGTTGAAAACGAAGTGGATAAGAAATAAGTATAGCCGTAGAGATAATCATCACAATATGCAATTTTATTAGCTGATCTTTTCAGCAGATCAGTTTGCTTCTTAAATGAGCAAAAACAAGAAATTTACAGAGTATAATATGATGTAAAACCGacatagacaaaaaaaaaaataggacaATCGCCCACCGTGGGGCTCGAACCCACGACCACAAGGTTAAGAGCCTTGCGCTCTACCAACTGAGCTAGACGGGCTTATTGCTCAAAGTAGTTCATATTCGCAAATGAAACTTTTGTCAGTCTAGTGTTGAACGTAGTCCATAATTGGTAATGACACCTTTATTGATATTTAGAGGTCAAAAATCATAATGACATAAGTTATTATTCTGAGATAAAGAAAGTGACATCTTATGCTATTTAAAAAAGAAATATAAAGTGGACCAAAATGATGGATAGTGTGAGATATAAGCTCTTTATTAGAGAATAATTTTTGAGGTATTAATAAAAGAATTTTGTGTCTGCTTTAAGTTCATTTTATAGGTGAGGACTGAGGTGTAATCAATTAGGTGGCGATCGATACATATTCGGCATTTTGGCGGATATACGTCATAAGTAAGAACTTATTATAACTTATGACGTCTCATGATATTATCAAGAAGTTAGAGTAACTTCAATTCTTGATATCCCGAGACCCCATAACAAATACTACGGGATGGAGTACATCGTTATGGAGTCTCGGGATATCAAGaagttacttttattttattttcgtaTGTTATCCCATCCCATATATTTGTTAAGAATCGAAAACAAAATTTCTGCTTAAATTCCAAATGCATGCTTAAAATTTCAAGCTAAAATATCTACTGAAGTATGAACAATGATCACGTGAAATGAAGTTTATAAATTCAACAATTACTACCTCCGTCCCAATCAtctgtttacctttgattaaaatatctctCACAAAAAATATAGGTAAGACAGATAATTGGGACGGAAGTGGTACAATATCACATGAACCAAAATGCATCAAATATACATTGTCATTTTGTAGGAGTAATTGTCCATTTGGAATAAATGCTAAAACTGTCAAATGTTAAAaaactttttctcatttttaggAAATTCTACTTTGTTAGTCTGATCATCTAAAATGGAAATTGTAGAGCTTTTATTCCTTCTATCTACTTATCTAGCCTGTAATCCACCTTCTCCATTAATTATACTCTCATATACTTCTTGCCATTTCTCATGATCTTCAACCACATTGCTCTACTCCTCTTGCCTACATAATTATTCAGGTTCTCTTCTTAATTCTCCttcatttctctctttattttagCTTCATTTTACGACGTTCCGCTTATCGAGTATGGATTTATGGTACATAAATACGTAATTTATACGTAGCATTACTTCTACATgtaatttgtatgttttttttttgtaagatagaaagattTTAGTTACATTTATAGTTTCTCTTTAAAAAAATTTACAGAGTATGTAGAAAATTGTAGGTTTTTTTCCGGTTGCTATTTTCAGATTTCACCTGGGAAAATTGTGAAAATGGTATTGAATTGAACAGTAAATTGGAATTACTTAAAACATGAAATTGTTTGTAGTTAAAATTTGCTTAATAACTCGATTTTTACTGTTGATCATACTCTGATACTCTCTATTCTATTCAACTTCCGGTAAAAACTCTGttttataccgttaattttactgtttttttttttagtgaaaTCGATTATCATCAGCTTCAATGGCAAGGAAGTGCGAAAATTGTGACATAATGGAGAAATACAAGTACTGGAATGAACTTCCTGCAACAGAACACAGTTTCTTCAAGGTCATGCCAGATGATTTCGACCGTCAACTCGTAAGAACATCTCTAATTTTCCATATATCACTCttgaatctttttttttttttttttaatttatcaaTAGAATGATGTTTTGTAATGCAAAAactcattagtttttccatttgttttgttaattttcTCCAAAACAGTTGATTCCGAAAAAATTCTCGGAATGCTTCAAGGAAAAGCTTTGTGGTTGGTGCATCCTTGTTGGACCAAGTGGAAAAAAATGGAGGGTACGAGTCTCGACAGCGAAACAAAACTCGGGCCGTGTCATGTTCTCGAATGATGGTTGGCCGAGTTTTGTTCGAGATCACGGGATTCAGTTCAGAGACTTTGTTACCTTTCATTACATTGGCAGTTCATCTTTTAAAGTTTCTATATTTGATGCATCTGGTTGTGAGCGTGAGGAGTCGTACTTCGCCAAAACCGGATACAAATCACAAAGCAACCTTGGCAACTCCGTTGAAGAAATCTCGAGTAACAGTCGAGGCAAGAAGAAGAGGTCCGTAAGTTTTGATGAATATGATGAAGATGATTACATGTCAGAAGATTACAAGGATGAGTCAGACGGCGAATCCTCCGTTTTCAATCAATTTGGACGGCTAAGTAGCAGCTCCTTAAGTAAATCGACTCGAGGTATTTAAATTCGTCCTGCATCTTTGTTACTTTTGTTACTTTGATTCTTTAGTTCAATTGTCGACGGTCAGATATGATTAATTCATTGTCAAAATTTGTGAACTGCAGCAAAATTGTCCCAGATGTACTACGAATCGAACCGGAGGACAGTTTCAGAAGCAGAGATGCAAATAGCTATCCAGAAAGCTGAAAAACACAAGCGCCGCAGAACAAAATTTCCGCTGTTTCCGATCATCATGAAGCGGACCTATGTTTACCGTGGATTCAACTTTGTAAGTCCAACTTTTTTTGTTTAAAGTTTAAAGTTTGACTTGCCGTAATTCTTGCCACGAGTTCAGAAACTGGAATTTTTTTCCAGATCAAAGATCTCGTAAAGCCggtcaatttaaaaaaaaatcgcCGCTTTCAGAAGTTTTGATGGTGAATTATGGCCAGTCAACGACGTTTTTGTTGAAAACGAGGTTATCATGTAGAAAATAAAAAAACACGAGATTATAGAATATTCCTTTTTTTTAATACTCGCTTTTTAAATTTCAGTCATTTAAATTCAAACAGTATTAAGTAATAATGTGATGTTGGTGCAGACAATTCCGAAAAAATGGGCAATGCAACATATGCTAAGGAAGCCACACCAGATCGAGTTGCGTGTCCCAAAGAAAAGGGAGAGTTGGATGGTGGGGTGTAGATGGACGAGATCACAACAATGCCAACTTCGGAAAAACTGGCCTCAGTTTGTGCTCGAGAACAACTTGGAGGAGCATGATGTATGTGTTTTCGAGCTTATAAGTAAAGATGAAGTAGAAAGCAAGGCGACAATTGTTGTTTACATATATCGTGTTGTTGATGATGTTGTTCCCTTGACCGTCTCAAGGCGAATGGTCTAACTTCTTATGACAGTCAAGTGCGCTGCATTATATGTCTACTTTGTTCAAGTTTGATGATGTTCCTGTTTTAGTCAGACATTTATTTTCATCCAATCTAAGGGTTTTGTAAGATATTATCGATTTAGCGAGTATGACTGCTAATTCTATCGACTTTGAGCGTAATGAGTAATCCATCATGTCTGATTTCTTTATTTTGAGTTCAAGTTATATGTACTTCCATTATTTTTGATGTTCGTTGGGTTTAAGCTAAAACAGCAGGCCACAGAATGCAGAGGAGAGAATGCTGTAAACTCTCGTGTAGTGATTGTGAAATTGTACAAGGATATTGAGTCGACAGACGGTTGATGTATCAGACTCGACCCTAAGGAACATAAACTTAACATCATAATTTTGGCCCTGATTATAATTAATTATTGGCTTTATTGGTCATGACTAATATATGTTTGGTGGTATAATTGGTAGACGACTTTGTGCTAACCCACCAATGTGCATCACCTACATACACGCCTCCGTGATTAAGGGATTAGTATATGTTTTGCCGGATAGTATGAGgttggatccgcacttttttgctcctaatAAAACGACATTACCATTATGATCTCTTGTacaatatcctaaagcagctttattaccttctattctcgaaCTTTAGCTTTAGAAAACCGTTTCTAGGTTTCTCCCACCAGATTTGGCGTTGATCATGTTCCCAACAACGTGCTAGATGACTATGCAATAAGAGATCAGAACGTAATTTAAGGCAATCAATGGCGATACGAGATAGCAACCCCTTTGCATTATCACCTCCATGCCTCTTGGTTGCCAGATGATTAAGGGATTAGTATATGTTTTGCCGGGATACTATGAGATTGACGCGGATATTAGTTGTCAATAACATGACAATTATTAATTAAACCAAAAACCCGGAAAAAGTCGTATTACAACTGCTATATATACTGACAACTTCAGTACGAAAGGGTCACAACTCGCAAGCCACAACTAAAATCCGAAACTAAAGCAATAAATTTACTCGTATTAAATTATTAGTTATTGAAGCTTATAAACTAAAGAAGATGGGGAAGGTTTCCCAGTATTTGATCATATTTGTGATTGCCATTCTCACCGTGGCTGCAACTACAGTTTTTGGTGCCCGCCAATTAACTTCCACTTTTCAGTATGCAGATGTTAAGGTTACCGGTTACATTGATTTTACTGCAGATGTTGAGGGATCACCGTAACAAGGCACATAAGTTAGCACACACCTGCCAAAGGGTCCAAACTTGTGGAGGATCGATCGTCTTACATTTATATCTAAAATATCTTTCCGTCTTTCTTAAATATTTATGtgtcttgttttaatttataaaattttgtatctttatttaattatttgtttcGTGGATATGACTTGTAAGTTAACGAAATATGGAGATTCGTCCATGATTAATTTCAAATCTCTCTTTTTTTGACGTTTATCTAATTTTTACGGTTCAGTCAATCAACCCATACAAGTCATTTTTACTTTTTGAgatattcatttctctcttcgaGAAGTGAATGAGTAATCCATCATCATACCCGAGTTCTTTCTTTTTGAGTTCAAGTTATATCCAATCCCTTTTTAACACACAAGAAAATAACGCCCATTGTGGGGCTCTATCGACTGAGCTACACGGGCTTTTGTAGTACAAAAATCTACTACTCGTATTAAACAGTTATGGTAGATTCTAATATAGACACTCAATGAATTCAAACGTTGGATATTAAAGCTAGCAGATACATCTGTCGTAAACTTGAGTTATTATGAACAGGTTAACGTCTTTGACCTGAAAACTTATACTAAAACCATCTTGTAGTAAAATGATGTAATGTTGGTGAAATTTATTTTAAAGAAATAGATTTGTgtaatttaagacggaattttaaATGTTTCAAAGTTGTAcaatttcccttttttttttttttaatcaaaaatctACATATTTTCCAAGTTCCTACGTCTAAAATGGCAGGGACTAGTTGTCATTTGTTTTTGAGTTTCACACTTGTACAAAATGAAGCCCTGTGATGGGAAACTATCCCCTTTTGTTCGGAGAGGACTCAGCTAACAAAACCTGGGTTCATCTCGTGTGGTGATTGTGGACTTGTACAAGGAT contains the following coding sequences:
- the LOC141652017 gene encoding B3 domain-containing protein LOC_Os12g40090-like produces the protein MARKCENCDIMEKYKYWNELPATEHSFFKVMPDDFDRQLLIPKKFSECFKEKLCGWCILVGPSGKKWRVRVSTAKQNSGRVMFSNDGWPSFVRDHGIQFRDFVTFHYIGSSSFKVSIFDASGCEREESYFAKTGYKSQSNLGNSVEEISSNSRGKKKRSVSFDEYDEDDYMSEDYKDESDGESSVFNQFGRLSSSSLSKSTRAKLSQMYYESNRRTVSEAEMQIAIQKAEKHKRRRTKFPLFPIIMKRTYVYRGFNFTIPKKWAMQHMLRKPHQIELRVPKKRESWMVGCRWTRSQQCQLRKNWPQFVLENNLEEHDVCVFELISKDEVESKATIVVYIYRVVDDVVPLTVSRRMV